One window from the genome of Haloprofundus halobius encodes:
- a CDS encoding 50S ribosomal protein L24e: MPQNRDCDYCGADIEPGTGTMFVRTDGTVIHYCSSKCEKNADLGRESRDLEWTEAGGAGGGSNQ, encoded by the coding sequence ATGCCACAGAATCGAGACTGCGACTACTGCGGCGCCGACATCGAACCCGGCACGGGCACGATGTTCGTCCGCACCGACGGCACCGTCATCCACTACTGCTCCTCGAAGTGCGAGAAGAACGCCGACCTCGGCCGTGAATCTCGCGACCTCGAGTGGACCGAAGCGGGCGGCGCGGGCGGAGGCTCCAACCAGTGA
- a CDS encoding 30S ribosomal protein S28e → MSAEESTNDSTSAEVIEIVGKTGMHGEAMQVKCRIREGSNQGRIITRNVLGPVREGDVLQLRETQRDADSIGGQ, encoded by the coding sequence ATGAGCGCAGAAGAGAGTACCAACGACTCTACCTCGGCTGAGGTCATCGAGATCGTTGGCAAGACCGGGATGCACGGCGAGGCCATGCAGGTCAAATGCCGCATCCGCGAAGGCTCTAACCAGGGCCGCATCATCACGCGAAACGTGTTGGGTCCCGTCCGGGAGGGCGACGTGCTCCAACTCCGCGAGACCCAGCGTGACGCGGACTCCATCGGAGGTCAGTAA
- the rpl7ae gene encoding 50S ribosomal protein L7Ae: MPVYVDYEVPADLAERALEALEVARDTGTVKKGTNETTKAIERGNADLVYVAEDVSPEEIVMHLPELADEKGIAYIFVGTQDDIGHAAGLEVGSAAAAIVDAGEADEDVEDIASKVEDLQ, encoded by the coding sequence ATGCCAGTTTACGTTGATTACGAAGTTCCGGCCGACCTCGCCGAGCGCGCTCTCGAAGCGCTCGAGGTCGCCCGAGACACCGGTACGGTAAAGAAGGGAACCAACGAGACGACCAAAGCCATCGAGCGCGGCAACGCCGACCTCGTCTACGTCGCCGAAGACGTCTCCCCCGAGGAGATCGTCATGCACCTGCCCGAACTCGCGGACGAGAAGGGCATCGCGTACATCTTCGTCGGGACGCAGGACGACATCGGCCACGCCGCCGGCCTCGAAGTCGGCAGCGCCGCCGCCGCCATCGTCGACGCCGGCGAGGCCGACGAGGACGTCGAAGACATCGCCTCGAAGGTCGAGGACCTGCAGTAA
- the tmcA gene encoding tRNA(Met) cytidine acetyltransferase TmcA has protein sequence MDVAALADRLRAEAERANERRLLVFAGDRDAGIDAAYTALDAANVADDDVTIVTSREGFRFERYAPNHAANLLGRTRKAVVFDAHEKFSPNALGQVVGAVDGGGLLLLLTPPLSEWPDRREWFDDHLAVPPFGLDDVGTRFRTRLVETLHEHPGVAIVDVDSGSIERDGLTDPWPARPHDPPTRPETARLPEAAYDACLTADQADAVHTLEALGDPGHAVVVEADRGRGKSSAAGIAAGALAAEGKHVLVTAPAFRSAREVFVRAAAVVESMECRVDDGGDERRIETTAGGRVRFVPPVDAVERLGASDEGDSPDVVLVDEAAAFPVRRLSAFLNAPAVGFFTTVRGYEGAGRGFSVRFRDRLDESEFEVSDVTLTDPIRYAAGDLLEIWAFRVLLLDARPPVDQLVEDATPESVEYHGFDADDLLADEHLLRQVFGLLVLAHYRTEPNDLARLLDAPNLSVRALLHDGHVVSVALLAREGGLSESTRREMYEGQRVAGNMIPDVLTSQLRDETAASPVGYRVLRIATHHAVRSRGLGSRLLTEVREEVSSEVDWLGVGYGATPELLSFWRENGYGTVHLSTTRNDTSGEYSAVMLNPLSESGSALADRHSRWFRDRAIGVLSDPLRDADPDVVRATLRATDAPVDPTLSEHEWRVVVGASYGPGLYVAAPEAFRRLALAHLIDGGADLSAREERLLVRKVLQARPWPEAAEVLDYVSTGQCMRALGAAYRPLVDRYGDAVALEERERYED, from the coding sequence ATGGACGTGGCCGCCCTCGCCGACCGCCTCCGCGCCGAGGCCGAGCGCGCGAACGAACGCCGACTGCTCGTGTTCGCTGGCGACCGCGACGCCGGCATCGACGCCGCCTACACCGCGCTCGACGCCGCTAATGTGGCCGACGACGACGTGACCATCGTCACCTCGCGCGAAGGCTTCCGGTTCGAGCGTTACGCGCCGAACCACGCCGCGAACCTCCTCGGGCGAACCCGCAAAGCCGTCGTCTTCGACGCCCACGAGAAGTTCTCGCCGAACGCGCTCGGACAGGTCGTCGGTGCCGTCGACGGCGGCGGTCTCCTTCTCCTCCTGACGCCGCCGCTCTCGGAGTGGCCCGACCGACGCGAGTGGTTCGACGACCACCTCGCCGTGCCGCCGTTCGGCCTCGACGACGTGGGGACGCGATTCCGAACGCGACTCGTCGAGACGCTCCACGAGCATCCGGGGGTCGCAATCGTCGACGTCGATTCGGGGAGCATCGAACGCGATGGCCTCACCGACCCGTGGCCCGCGCGGCCGCACGACCCGCCGACGCGCCCCGAGACTGCAAGGCTCCCTGAAGCGGCGTACGACGCCTGTCTCACCGCGGACCAAGCCGACGCCGTCCACACGCTCGAAGCGCTCGGCGACCCCGGCCACGCCGTCGTCGTCGAAGCCGACAGAGGTCGAGGAAAGTCCAGCGCCGCGGGTATCGCCGCAGGTGCGCTCGCCGCAGAAGGAAAGCACGTGCTCGTCACCGCTCCGGCGTTCCGGAGCGCCCGCGAGGTGTTCGTCCGCGCCGCCGCCGTCGTCGAATCGATGGAATGCCGAGTCGACGACGGCGGGGACGAGCGCCGAATCGAGACGACGGCCGGCGGGCGAGTTCGGTTCGTCCCTCCCGTCGACGCCGTCGAACGCCTCGGAGCCTCCGACGAGGGCGACAGCCCCGACGTCGTGCTCGTCGACGAGGCGGCGGCGTTCCCCGTTCGCCGTCTCTCGGCGTTCCTCAACGCACCCGCCGTCGGCTTCTTCACGACCGTTCGCGGCTACGAGGGCGCGGGCCGCGGTTTCTCGGTCCGCTTTCGCGACCGACTCGACGAGAGCGAGTTCGAGGTTTCGGACGTGACCCTCACCGACCCAATTCGCTACGCTGCGGGTGACCTACTCGAAATATGGGCCTTCCGGGTACTGTTGCTCGACGCCCGCCCGCCGGTCGACCAACTCGTCGAAGACGCGACGCCCGAATCGGTCGAGTACCACGGGTTCGACGCCGACGACCTGCTCGCCGACGAGCACCTGCTTCGGCAGGTGTTCGGCCTCCTCGTGCTCGCGCACTACCGAACAGAGCCGAACGACCTCGCGCGGTTGCTCGACGCGCCGAACCTCTCCGTCCGGGCGTTGCTTCACGACGGCCACGTCGTCTCCGTCGCGCTGCTGGCTCGCGAGGGCGGGCTCTCGGAGTCGACACGGCGCGAGATGTACGAAGGCCAGCGCGTCGCCGGGAACATGATTCCAGACGTGTTGACGAGCCAGCTTCGGGACGAGACCGCTGCATCGCCAGTCGGCTATCGGGTACTCCGCATCGCGACGCACCACGCCGTCCGGTCGCGCGGCCTCGGCTCTCGACTGCTCACCGAGGTTCGAGAAGAGGTCTCCAGCGAAGTCGATTGGCTCGGCGTCGGCTACGGGGCGACGCCCGAACTGCTCTCCTTCTGGCGCGAGAACGGGTACGGGACCGTTCACCTCTCGACGACGCGCAACGACACCAGCGGCGAGTACTCCGCGGTGATGCTGAACCCGCTCTCGGAGTCGGGGAGCGCACTCGCCGACCGGCACTCGCGGTGGTTCCGAGACAGGGCAATCGGCGTCCTCTCGGACCCGCTTCGGGATGCGGACCCGGACGTGGTTCGCGCGACGCTCCGTGCGACCGATGCCCCAGTCGACCCGACGCTCTCCGAGCACGAGTGGCGTGTCGTCGTCGGGGCGTCGTACGGCCCCGGCCTCTACGTCGCTGCACCCGAAGCGTTTCGGCGTCTCGCACTAGCGCACCTCATCGACGGCGGGGCGGACCTCTCCGCTCGCGAGGAACGACTCCTTGTCCGCAAAGTGCTCCAGGCTCGTCCGTGGCCCGAAGCGGCCGAAGTGCTCGATTACGTGTCGACCGGACAGTGCATGCGGGCACTCGGCGCGGCGTACCGGCCGCTCGTCGATCGGTACGGTGACGCGGTGGCTCTCGAAGAGCGCGAACGGTACGAAGATTAA